One window of the Rhizorhabdus dicambivorans genome contains the following:
- a CDS encoding EthD domain-containing protein: MYKVMAFLSRKPGISREEFRAYYEGQHAPLVGRLAPKMAVYRRNFLNFDEPFKRDDDQIGFDVVTEMEFEDRAACERWFSAFRDPAVFEQVAADEAKFLDSSRVMVCAVEVEQSA; this comes from the coding sequence ATGTACAAGGTGATGGCGTTCCTGTCCCGCAAGCCGGGCATTTCGCGCGAGGAATTCCGCGCATATTATGAAGGCCAGCATGCGCCGCTGGTCGGCCGGCTGGCGCCGAAGATGGCGGTCTATCGGCGCAATTTCCTGAACTTCGACGAACCCTTCAAGCGCGACGACGACCAGATCGGCTTCGACGTGGTTACCGAAATGGAGTTCGAGGACCGCGCTGCGTGCGAGCGCTGGTTCAGCGCCTTTCGCGATCCCGCCGTTTTCGAGCAGGTCGCCGCCGACGAAGCGAAATTCCTCGACAGCAGCCGGGTGATGGTGTGCGCGGTCGAGGTCGAGCAGTCCGCATGA
- a CDS encoding VOC family protein codes for MTHPISRIDHIAITVADLDCATRFYIDVLAAVQIREYELEGRVMIRQFHLGGAMLNIHQAGHGHPIVAGKPTPGSADICFRWEGPIAQAIALLDSKGIDIIEGPGERHACNGVAGLSIYFRDPDGNLLELLTITDNEGEAA; via the coding sequence ATGACCCATCCGATCAGCCGCATCGACCATATCGCCATCACCGTCGCCGATCTCGATTGCGCGACCCGTTTCTACATCGACGTGCTCGCCGCGGTGCAGATCCGCGAATATGAGTTGGAGGGGCGGGTGATGATCCGGCAGTTTCATCTCGGTGGGGCTATGCTCAACATTCATCAGGCCGGGCACGGGCATCCGATCGTAGCGGGCAAGCCGACGCCGGGATCGGCCGACATCTGCTTCCGCTGGGAAGGCCCGATCGCCCAGGCGATCGCGCTGCTGGACAGCAAGGGCATCGACATCATCGAAGGGCCGGGCGAGCGCCATGCCTGCAATGGCGTCGCAGGTCTTTCAATCTATTTCCGCGATCCCGACGGCAATCTGCTCGAGCTGCTCACCATAACCGATAATGAAGGAGAGGCGGCATGA
- a CDS encoding acyl-CoA dehydrogenase family protein: MVEAALKVVEGDIPSAAELVERARKLIPVLRERAAAGDAAANVVPETIEDMKKAGLFRVLQPKRWGGYEMSPKTFYDVQMALAEGDMSVGWIYGVIGVHNWQIALFDDRAAREVFENNPDAIIASTYMPKGKTEAVEGGYRFSGRWQFSSGSKHAQWFFLGGLFPGAGEGVPNMGTFLIPLEDVEIVETWDTHGLKATGSHDVIVKDAFVPDYRTHTHRQGFEIDSPGNAVNTGPLYRLPFGQVFLRSVSTASIGALQALLNEVIAFGSGKLGSFGGRTSENPFAQLAVAEAAATIADLKNTLYANFDHMERHAAAGTVPAMEDRLRFKYQSSEVASRCAGVAAKLFRVAGGSGLFLEKPFARILANIESGGQHQANSYELWGANFGASLFGAENQDIFL, translated from the coding sequence ATGGTGGAGGCAGCTTTGAAGGTGGTAGAGGGCGATATTCCGTCCGCGGCGGAGTTGGTGGAGCGCGCCCGCAAGCTGATACCCGTGCTGCGCGAACGCGCAGCCGCGGGCGATGCGGCGGCCAATGTCGTGCCCGAGACCATCGAGGACATGAAGAAGGCGGGCCTGTTCCGCGTCCTCCAGCCCAAGCGCTGGGGCGGCTATGAGATGAGCCCCAAGACGTTCTACGACGTCCAGATGGCGCTGGCCGAGGGCGACATGTCGGTCGGCTGGATCTACGGCGTGATCGGCGTCCACAACTGGCAGATCGCCCTGTTCGATGACCGCGCCGCGCGCGAGGTGTTCGAGAACAACCCCGACGCGATCATCGCATCGACCTACATGCCAAAGGGCAAGACCGAGGCGGTGGAGGGCGGATATCGCTTCTCCGGCCGCTGGCAGTTCTCAAGCGGTTCCAAGCATGCCCAGTGGTTCTTCCTGGGTGGCCTGTTCCCCGGCGCGGGCGAGGGTGTGCCCAATATGGGCACCTTCCTGATCCCGCTTGAGGATGTCGAGATCGTCGAGACCTGGGACACCCATGGCCTGAAGGCGACCGGCAGCCATGACGTGATCGTCAAGGACGCCTTCGTCCCCGACTATCGCACCCACACCCATCGCCAGGGTTTCGAGATCGACAGCCCCGGCAATGCGGTGAACACCGGTCCGCTCTATCGCCTGCCCTTCGGCCAGGTGTTCCTGCGCTCGGTGTCGACCGCCTCGATCGGCGCCTTGCAGGCGCTGCTCAACGAGGTGATCGCCTTCGGCAGCGGCAAGCTGGGCTCGTTCGGCGGGCGGACCTCCGAGAACCCGTTCGCGCAGCTGGCGGTGGCCGAGGCGGCCGCGACGATCGCCGATCTCAAGAATACGCTCTACGCCAATTTCGACCATATGGAACGACATGCCGCCGCCGGCACCGTGCCCGCGATGGAGGACCGGCTGCGCTTCAAATATCAGTCGTCCGAGGTTGCGAGCCGGTGCGCGGGCGTCGCTGCCAAGCTGTTCCGCGTCGCGGGCGGCAGCGGCCTGTTCCTTGAGAAGCCGTTCGCGCGCATCCTGGCCAACATCGAATCCGGCGGCCAGCACCAGGCGAACAGCTACGAACTGTGGGGTGCCAATTTCGGCGCCTCGCTGTTCGGCGCGGAAAACCAGGACATCTTCCTCTGA
- a CDS encoding cytochrome P450, producing the protein MSDTLAEAPATGGKCPITFTDPDTRKCPFPAYHALREEHPVYKDPVSGNYVLTRYEDVRKAVMNNKTLSCKTGIIQTRKSSVSEEVDRIFRETGYLPMDTLVTNDPPSHKMYRTLVDKAFTRDKVLSLEPNIEVTANALIDRFIDKPEVEFFDEFAMRLPLTVFTDILGVTDRDIDKFKRWNDVSLESSNPALDPQRELEIVPQVTELHRYLAKNVERVRADPDDSLLSTLVHAEVDGRSLDMRELISILFLLFLAGGETTANALAGGIKLLIDRPELADEIRSSDAKLDAFVEETLRIMAPATVMFRRVTADMEIGGVAIPEGSIIETRFGAANIDPSMFPDPEQVDLERPNMRSHLTFGAGIHMCIGNQLARGEMRIAFKALVNRMKNFRATRGEDSYDYTTTYVAFGLKRLWLGFDKR; encoded by the coding sequence ATGAGCGATACCCTGGCGGAGGCCCCTGCGACCGGCGGCAAGTGCCCGATCACCTTCACCGATCCGGACACCCGCAAATGCCCCTTTCCCGCCTATCACGCGCTGCGCGAGGAGCATCCGGTCTACAAGGACCCGGTGAGCGGCAATTATGTGCTGACCCGCTATGAGGACGTCCGCAAGGCGGTGATGAACAACAAGACGCTGTCGTGCAAGACGGGCATCATCCAGACCCGCAAGTCCAGCGTCAGCGAAGAAGTGGACCGCATCTTCCGCGAGACCGGCTATCTGCCGATGGACACGCTGGTCACCAACGATCCGCCCTCGCACAAGATGTACCGTACCCTGGTCGACAAGGCGTTCACCCGTGACAAGGTGCTCAGCCTCGAACCCAATATCGAGGTGACCGCCAACGCGCTGATCGACCGCTTCATCGACAAGCCCGAGGTTGAGTTCTTCGACGAATTCGCGATGCGCCTGCCGCTGACCGTGTTCACCGACATCCTCGGCGTCACCGATCGCGACATCGACAAGTTCAAGCGCTGGAACGACGTCTCGCTCGAAAGCAGCAATCCAGCGCTCGATCCGCAGCGCGAGCTGGAGATCGTGCCGCAGGTGACCGAGCTGCATCGCTATCTCGCCAAGAATGTCGAGCGGGTTCGCGCCGATCCCGACGACAGCCTGCTCAGCACCCTGGTCCATGCCGAGGTCGACGGTCGCAGCCTCGACATGCGCGAGCTGATCTCGATCCTGTTCCTGCTGTTCCTGGCAGGCGGCGAGACCACCGCCAACGCGCTGGCGGGCGGCATCAAGCTGCTGATCGACCGGCCCGAACTGGCCGACGAGATACGGAGCAGCGACGCCAAGCTCGACGCCTTCGTCGAGGAGACGCTGCGCATCATGGCGCCGGCCACGGTGATGTTCCGCCGCGTGACCGCCGATATGGAGATCGGCGGCGTGGCCATCCCGGAAGGATCGATCATCGAAACGCGCTTCGGCGCCGCCAACATCGATCCGTCGATGTTCCCCGATCCCGAGCAGGTCGACCTGGAGCGCCCCAACATGCGCAGCCACCTGACCTTCGGCGCAGGCATCCACATGTGCATCGGCAACCAGCTGGCGCGTGGCGAGATGCGGATCGCGTTCAAGGCGCTGGTCAACCGCATGAAGAACTTCCGCGCCACCCGGGGGGAGGACAGCTACGACTATACCACCACCTATGTGGCGTTCGGCCTCAAGCGGCTGTGGCTGGGCTTCGACAAGCGCTGA
- a CDS encoding VOC family protein — protein sequence MGGLPGLRGTDHIGFTVPDIDEAVAFFVDILGCEPFYELGPFQSDDDWMAEHLAVHPRAVMRRLKFLRCGHGSNFELFQYEAPDQRREPPCNSDVGGHHLALYVDDIDAALAHLRAHGIRILGAPTVRTAGPSAGQSWVYFLSPWGMQLELVSFPNGKGYEAETDRRLWHPARPGE from the coding sequence ATGGGCGGATTGCCGGGGCTGAGGGGCACCGATCATATCGGCTTCACCGTGCCGGATATCGACGAGGCGGTCGCCTTCTTCGTCGACATATTGGGCTGCGAGCCTTTCTACGAGCTGGGCCCGTTCCAGTCCGACGACGACTGGATGGCGGAGCATCTCGCCGTCCACCCCCGCGCGGTGATGCGCCGGCTGAAATTCCTGCGCTGCGGCCATGGCTCCAATTTCGAGCTGTTCCAGTATGAAGCGCCCGACCAGCGGCGCGAACCGCCGTGCAACAGCGATGTCGGGGGCCATCATCTGGCGCTCTATGTCGACGATATCGATGCCGCACTCGCCCATCTCCGCGCGCACGGCATCCGCATCCTCGGCGCGCCGACCGTCCGCACCGCCGGGCCCAGCGCGGGCCAGAGCTGGGTCTATTTCCTGTCGCCCTGGGGGATGCAGCTAGAGCTGGTCAGCTTCCCGAACGGCAAGGGCTATGAGGCGGAGACCGACCGGCGGCTGTGGCACCCGGCCAGGCCGGGGGAATAG
- a CDS encoding SDR family NAD(P)-dependent oxidoreductase encodes MSDAGRLAGRAAIVTGASSGMGRAITALFAAEGARVLAVSRGGGADGHPAITPFAADIAAPDAAGRIVAAARDAFGGIDILVNAAGLFEMAPVEQIDRGHWDRTFATNVTGPVELCLKAIPSLKASGAGRIINIGSVCVRLTNPGFAAYNASKHALTGFTLNLAIELGRHGITANMIQPGTILTPMTQPFVEDPAMLRYFEGKTAVRRLGEAGEIARAALYLADPQAGYTTGQTIQVDGGYSVGINDSGLEA; translated from the coding sequence ATGAGCGACGCCGGTCGTCTCGCCGGTCGCGCCGCGATCGTCACCGGGGCATCGAGCGGCATGGGGCGGGCGATCACCGCCCTGTTCGCGGCCGAAGGCGCCCGCGTTCTCGCGGTGTCGCGCGGCGGCGGGGCGGATGGGCATCCGGCGATCACCCCCTTTGCCGCCGACATCGCCGCGCCGGACGCCGCCGGGCGGATCGTCGCGGCGGCGCGGGACGCGTTCGGCGGGATCGACATCCTCGTCAACGCCGCCGGCCTGTTCGAAATGGCCCCGGTCGAGCAGATCGACCGCGGCCATTGGGATCGGACCTTCGCGACGAACGTCACCGGCCCGGTCGAGCTGTGCCTGAAGGCGATCCCGTCGCTCAAGGCATCGGGAGCGGGACGGATCATCAACATCGGATCGGTGTGCGTGCGGCTGACCAATCCCGGCTTCGCCGCGTACAATGCCAGCAAGCATGCGCTGACCGGCTTCACGCTCAACCTGGCGATCGAGCTGGGCCGCCACGGGATCACCGCGAACATGATCCAGCCGGGCACCATCCTGACGCCGATGACCCAGCCGTTCGTCGAGGATCCCGCGATGCTGCGCTATTTCGAGGGCAAGACGGCCGTCCGCCGGCTCGGCGAGGCGGGGGAGATCGCCCGCGCCGCGCTCTACCTCGCCGATCCCCAGGCGGGCTACACCACCGGCCAGACCATCCAGGTCGACGGTGGCTACAGCGTCGGCATCAACGATAGCGGGCTGGAGGCGTAG
- a CDS encoding nuclear transport factor 2 family protein, which translates to MPNDDLAARIAALEARDAIRDLVARYCHYVRERRHDNIVGLYTPDGVFDMPAVMAEGGVRSGRDAIAETFARNNEAMDPWPFTHNHVIDLDGEDRATGHVYTEFRIGSDDMRVGFVGVYADEYVRHEGVWKFRRRKLQSVALPA; encoded by the coding sequence ATGCCCAATGACGATCTCGCCGCGCGCATCGCCGCGCTGGAGGCGCGCGACGCGATCCGCGATCTCGTCGCACGCTATTGCCATTATGTGCGCGAGCGGCGGCATGACAACATCGTCGGCCTTTATACGCCAGACGGCGTGTTCGACATGCCGGCGGTGATGGCCGAGGGCGGGGTGCGTTCGGGCCGCGACGCGATCGCGGAGACCTTCGCCCGTAACAACGAGGCGATGGACCCCTGGCCCTTCACCCATAACCATGTGATTGATCTGGACGGCGAGGATCGCGCCACGGGCCATGTCTATACCGAGTTCCGGATCGGGTCGGACGATATGCGGGTCGGCTTCGTCGGCGTCTATGCCGACGAATATGTCCGGCACGAAGGCGTCTGGAAATTCCGGCGCCGCAAGCTCCAGAGCGTCGCCCTGCCGGCGTGA
- a CDS encoding ferredoxin--NADP reductase: MSDNYHALEVVDVVEEIDDARTFVLAVPPDKADQFGYRSGQFLTVRLATEEGQLERCYSLSSVPGVDEHLRITVKRVPFGPVSNWMIDRVRTGDRLAVMRPAGVFVARDATRDLSLFAAGSGITPIISLAKDRLRQPAGKVALFYANRDERSVIFKAELNQLAADYPDRFSVTHWLETVQGLPTPKLLAAHAAHLAGREHFICGPAPYMDAVAAALDHLGVDRHQVHLERFVFAAPQPVTSVPSRDQPAAEASRLELTLDGRTATIDWAGGTLMLDAMQEAGFSPPYSCRSGSCGACICQLDAGEVDMQQNQVLDARDLAEGLILACQAIARSPAVKVTF; this comes from the coding sequence GTGAGCGACAATTATCATGCGCTCGAAGTCGTGGATGTCGTCGAGGAGATCGACGATGCGCGGACCTTCGTCCTCGCCGTGCCGCCGGACAAGGCGGACCAGTTCGGCTATCGCTCTGGCCAGTTCCTGACGGTGCGCCTCGCCACCGAGGAAGGCCAACTGGAGCGCTGCTATTCGCTGTCGAGCGTCCCCGGCGTGGACGAGCATCTGCGCATCACGGTGAAGCGGGTGCCGTTCGGCCCGGTCTCCAACTGGATGATCGACAGGGTGCGCACTGGCGACCGCCTTGCCGTGATGCGCCCGGCCGGGGTGTTCGTGGCGCGGGATGCGACACGCGACCTGTCGCTGTTCGCGGCGGGAAGCGGCATCACCCCGATCATCTCGCTGGCCAAGGACCGGCTGCGCCAGCCCGCCGGCAAGGTGGCGCTGTTCTACGCCAATCGCGACGAACGCTCGGTGATCTTCAAGGCCGAACTCAACCAGCTGGCGGCCGACTATCCCGATCGCTTCTCGGTCACCCACTGGCTGGAGACGGTGCAGGGCCTGCCGACCCCGAAGCTGCTGGCGGCACACGCGGCCCATCTGGCGGGGCGCGAGCATTTCATCTGCGGGCCGGCCCCCTATATGGATGCGGTCGCGGCCGCGCTCGACCATCTCGGGGTCGATCGCCACCAGGTCCATCTCGAACGCTTCGTCTTCGCCGCCCCGCAGCCGGTGACGAGCGTGCCCAGCCGTGATCAACCCGCCGCCGAGGCGTCGCGCCTGGAGCTGACCCTCGACGGCAGGACGGCGACGATAGACTGGGCCGGTGGCACGCTGATGCTCGACGCGATGCAGGAGGCGGGGTTCAGCCCGCCTTATTCGTGCCGCTCCGGATCATGCGGGGCCTGCATCTGCCAGCTCGACGCGGGCGAAGTCGACATGCAGCAGAACCAGGTGCTCGACGCGCGCGACCTGGCCGAGGGGCTGATCCTGGCGTGTCAGGCGATCGCCCGCTCGCCCGCGGTGAAAGTGACCTTCTGA
- a CDS encoding TauD/TfdA dioxygenase family protein: protein MSLQIEPVGADYVAKIRGVDLSKPLDPATVEAIIKASDHYAVLVFHDQPLTDEQLVAFGATFGPLDVGLQEKLMKKVQDRYASAAISDISNVDAASGDVADRRHKQAVMNVGNRFWHSDSSYDRHPYRYSILTAKTAASKGGATEYADLRAAYDALDDDTKALIADRTATFYSHFTRQWLGIEDRPEDRRVFPPVRWPMVRTHPGSGRKVLWCDSKVCEISGMSIPEGRALAHELIEHIGQRERVYAHVWQPNDVVMYDNRSVLHRGRRFDMSERREMRRVATVDDSTALGEAPLSAATPAELLAAQ, encoded by the coding sequence ATGAGTCTGCAGATTGAACCCGTCGGCGCCGACTATGTCGCGAAGATACGCGGTGTCGACCTGAGCAAGCCGCTCGACCCGGCGACGGTCGAGGCCATCATCAAGGCGAGCGACCACTATGCGGTGCTGGTGTTCCACGATCAGCCGCTGACCGACGAGCAACTCGTCGCTTTCGGCGCCACCTTCGGCCCGCTCGACGTCGGCCTGCAGGAAAAGCTGATGAAGAAGGTGCAGGATCGCTATGCCAGCGCCGCGATCAGCGACATCTCCAATGTCGACGCCGCCTCGGGCGACGTCGCCGACCGGCGGCACAAGCAGGCGGTGATGAACGTCGGCAATCGCTTCTGGCACAGCGATTCATCCTATGATCGCCACCCCTACCGCTATTCGATCCTCACCGCGAAGACCGCCGCGAGCAAGGGCGGCGCCACCGAATATGCGGACCTGCGTGCCGCCTATGACGCGCTGGACGACGACACCAAGGCGCTGATCGCCGATCGCACCGCGACCTTCTATTCGCACTTCACCCGCCAGTGGCTCGGCATCGAGGACCGGCCGGAGGACCGCAGGGTCTTCCCGCCGGTGCGCTGGCCGATGGTCCGAACGCACCCCGGATCGGGGCGCAAGGTGCTGTGGTGCGACAGCAAGGTCTGCGAGATTTCCGGCATGTCGATCCCCGAGGGCCGTGCGCTGGCGCATGAACTGATCGAGCATATCGGGCAGCGCGAGCGGGTCTATGCGCATGTTTGGCAGCCCAATGACGTCGTCATGTACGATAACCGATCGGTCCTGCATCGCGGCCGCCGCTTCGACATGAGCGAGCGCCGCGAGATGCGCCGGGTCGCCACCGTCGACGACAGCACCGCGCTGGGCGAGGCGCCGCTCAGCGCGGCGACGCCGGCCGAGCTGCTCGCCGCGCAGTAG
- a CDS encoding class II aldolase/adducin family protein, with translation MGSEPGMVRDASVRDQVSAAEWETRVQLAACYRLFAHFGMTDLIYNHITARVPGSEHILINGYGLLYDEVTASNLHKIDLDGNYVLRAPGEFAVNPAGYVIHSAIHGGREDAGCVIHTHSRAATAVSAMKCGLLPLSQSAMFFYGEVGYHDFEGPAVNLDERRRLVADLGAHDVMLLRNHGTVTVGRTVPRAFLTAWQLESACRIQVDAMAGGALVMPPQDLCSTVPPVARDPRFQNGSGLEWAALLRLLDRKDPDYAQ, from the coding sequence ATGGGTTCGGAGCCGGGCATGGTGAGGGACGCATCGGTGCGCGACCAGGTCAGCGCGGCGGAGTGGGAGACGCGGGTCCAGCTCGCGGCCTGCTACCGGCTGTTCGCCCATTTCGGGATGACCGACCTCATCTACAACCACATCACCGCGCGGGTGCCGGGCAGCGAGCATATCCTGATCAACGGCTATGGCCTGCTCTATGACGAGGTGACCGCGTCGAACCTGCACAAGATCGACCTGGACGGGAATTACGTGCTGCGCGCGCCGGGCGAGTTCGCGGTCAACCCGGCCGGCTATGTGATCCACAGCGCGATCCATGGCGGGCGCGAGGATGCGGGCTGCGTGATCCATACCCATTCGCGCGCCGCCACCGCCGTCTCGGCGATGAAATGTGGCCTGTTGCCGCTGTCGCAGAGTGCGATGTTCTTCTATGGCGAGGTCGGCTACCATGATTTCGAGGGACCGGCGGTCAACCTCGACGAGCGGCGCCGGCTGGTCGCGGACCTCGGCGCGCATGACGTGATGCTGCTGCGCAACCATGGCACGGTAACGGTCGGCCGCACGGTGCCGCGCGCCTTTCTGACCGCCTGGCAGCTCGAAAGCGCCTGCCGCATCCAGGTCGACGCGATGGCCGGCGGCGCGCTGGTGATGCCGCCGCAGGATCTGTGTTCCACCGTGCCGCCGGTCGCGCGCGATCCGCGCTTCCAGAACGGATCGGGGCTCGAATGGGCGGCGCTGCTGCGGCTGCTCGACCGGAAGGACCCCGACTATGCCCAATGA
- a CDS encoding aldo/keto reductase has protein sequence MKHRRLGPSLSVSALGIGCMPMSGNSVGNYGAADEAEAIRTIHRAIDLGVTFFDTAEAYGPIANEALLGRAVAGRRDELVLATKYSMRFDEAGTVLGGFDGSPANARRSCEAALRRFGTDHIDLFYLHRVDPDVPIEESVGGMAELVKEGKVLHLGLSEAAPETIRRAHAVHPIAALQSEYSLWEREVEDDILPVTRELGIGFVPFSPLGRGFLTGSIASRQDLGEGDYRLHNDPRYAEGNFDRNLLLLDKVRQVAARHGISPARIALAWLLAQGEDIVPIPGAKRRVTMEDSVAAIDVALSAADLAELAEAAPVGAAAGDRYLTAGMQMVRL, from the coding sequence ATGAAACATCGTCGTCTCGGACCCAGTCTCTCGGTATCGGCGCTGGGCATCGGCTGCATGCCGATGTCGGGCAATTCGGTCGGCAATTACGGCGCCGCCGACGAGGCGGAAGCGATCCGCACCATCCACCGCGCCATCGATCTGGGCGTCACCTTCTTCGACACCGCCGAGGCCTATGGCCCCATCGCCAACGAGGCGCTGCTCGGCCGCGCGGTCGCGGGCCGCCGGGATGAGCTGGTGCTCGCCACCAAATATTCGATGCGCTTCGACGAGGCCGGCACCGTGCTGGGCGGTTTCGACGGCAGCCCGGCCAACGCCCGCCGCTCCTGCGAGGCGGCGCTGCGCCGGTTCGGCACCGACCATATCGATCTCTTCTACCTCCACCGCGTCGATCCCGACGTGCCGATCGAGGAGAGCGTCGGCGGCATGGCCGAACTGGTAAAGGAGGGCAAGGTGCTCCACCTCGGCCTGTCGGAGGCGGCGCCCGAGACGATCCGCCGCGCGCATGCGGTGCATCCGATCGCCGCGCTCCAGTCCGAATATTCGCTGTGGGAGCGCGAGGTGGAGGACGACATCCTGCCGGTGACGCGCGAACTGGGCATCGGCTTCGTACCCTTCTCCCCGCTCGGCCGTGGTTTCCTGACGGGATCGATCGCCTCGCGCCAGGATCTCGGCGAGGGCGACTATCGGCTGCACAACGATCCGCGCTACGCCGAGGGCAATTTCGACCGCAACCTGCTGCTGCTCGACAAGGTCCGGCAGGTCGCCGCGCGCCACGGAATCTCGCCCGCGCGCATCGCGCTCGCCTGGCTGCTCGCCCAGGGGGAGGACATCGTGCCGATCCCCGGCGCCAAGCGTCGCGTGACGATGGAGGACAGCGTCGCGGCGATCGATGTGGCGCTGTCGGCGGCCGATCTCGCCGAACTCGCCGAAGCCGCGCCGGTCGGCGCGGCCGCCGGTGATCGCTATCTCACGGCCGGCATGCAGATGGTGCGCCTCTGA
- a CDS encoding FAD-binding protein gives MGTTERTWTHEVDVVVVGSGNGGMSAAIAAARAGARTMVVEIDKVTGGSSAMSGGGIRIGGANSYDEYLAVTHGMHDPAFSRVYFESYLRYIDWLRTIGAAIRPSPDGGIDIWMGTDRDGASEPQCRAYFDSLERIFADAGGLLLLRARARRILTGDDGAIVGLRAKRWTSSPFDDTGETVTIKARNVILAAGGFQNNKELCARYIGPEADLISAVGSPFHRGEGMILAQEIGASLSGSMSGIYGSHMSAFPAKRPMEDVRQWLEFGEADRTRLFNLLWFNTPPGFIAVNLNGKRFIDEVEIRYRVSQAVARQPRATGIMLFDQAMYDEVADLRMLSPGTGATEAEKFEARTALEGPTLLKADTIEELADKLAEPGPNSTYRPNLMRTIAECHRAADARNPDLDIRRSELRKLEKGPFYAWPFTAGVVYTMGGLAINTSAQVLDQQKLPIPGLYASPPCAGGVFRDYYGGSIASAGTFGWIAGQHAAARSA, from the coding sequence ATGGGAACGACCGAGCGGACGTGGACCCATGAGGTCGACGTGGTCGTCGTCGGATCGGGCAATGGCGGCATGTCCGCCGCCATCGCCGCGGCCCGCGCCGGGGCGCGGACCATGGTGGTCGAGATCGACAAGGTGACGGGGGGCAGCTCGGCGATGTCGGGCGGCGGCATCCGCATCGGCGGCGCGAACAGCTATGACGAATATCTGGCGGTAACGCACGGGATGCACGATCCCGCCTTCAGCCGGGTCTATTTCGAAAGCTATCTGCGCTACATCGACTGGCTCCGAACCATCGGCGCGGCGATCCGGCCGAGCCCGGACGGCGGCATCGACATATGGATGGGCACGGACCGGGACGGGGCGTCCGAGCCGCAATGCCGCGCATATTTCGACAGCCTGGAACGCATCTTCGCCGATGCCGGCGGCCTGCTGCTGCTCAGGGCACGGGCACGGCGGATACTGACCGGGGACGATGGCGCGATCGTCGGGCTGCGGGCGAAGCGATGGACCTCCTCCCCCTTCGACGACACCGGCGAGACCGTGACCATCAAGGCGCGCAACGTGATCCTCGCGGCGGGCGGCTTCCAGAACAACAAGGAATTGTGCGCACGCTACATCGGCCCAGAGGCCGACCTGATCTCGGCGGTAGGATCGCCCTTCCATCGTGGTGAGGGCATGATCCTGGCGCAGGAGATCGGCGCATCGCTGAGCGGATCGATGAGCGGCATCTACGGCAGCCATATGAGCGCCTTCCCGGCGAAGCGACCGATGGAGGACGTGCGGCAATGGCTGGAGTTCGGCGAGGCCGACAGGACGCGGCTGTTCAACCTGCTCTGGTTCAACACGCCGCCGGGCTTCATCGCGGTCAACCTGAACGGCAAGCGCTTCATCGACGAGGTGGAGATCCGCTATCGCGTCAGCCAGGCCGTCGCCCGGCAGCCGCGCGCCACGGGTATCATGCTGTTCGACCAGGCGATGTATGACGAGGTTGCCGATCTGCGCATGCTCAGTCCGGGCACCGGCGCGACCGAGGCGGAGAAATTCGAGGCGCGGACCGCGCTGGAAGGGCCGACCCTGCTGAAGGCCGACACGATCGAGGAACTGGCCGACAAATTGGCTGAGCCGGGGCCAAACAGCACCTACCGGCCCAATCTGATGAGGACGATCGCCGAGTGCCATCGCGCCGCCGACGCCAGGAATCCCGATCTGGACATCCGCCGGTCCGAGTTGCGCAAGCTGGAAAAGGGCCCCTTCTACGCCTGGCCGTTCACTGCCGGCGTCGTCTACACGATGGGCGGGCTGGCGATTAACACCAGCGCGCAGGTCCTCGACCAGCAGAAGCTGCCGATCCCGGGCCTCTATGCGAGTCCGCCCTGCGCCGGCGGCGTGTTCCGGGATTATTATGGCGGCTCGATCGCGAGCGCGGGAACCTTCGGCTGGATCGCGGGCCAGCACGCGGCTGCCCGATCCGCGTAA
- a CDS encoding EthD domain-containing protein has translation MKLLCLLTRKAGMTHQEFRDYYEANHVPLISRLLPFFTAYERNYLNSGYSFSPAHVEERFAGPTFDVVTEISFASVADYQRMLDALTDPTIGDPIRRDEENFLDRASLALYMVDTVSSPGALTMP, from the coding sequence ATGAAGCTGCTATGCCTGCTGACGCGCAAGGCCGGAATGACGCATCAGGAATTCCGCGACTATTATGAGGCCAATCATGTGCCGCTGATCTCGCGGCTGCTGCCGTTCTTCACCGCTTATGAGCGCAATTATCTCAATTCGGGCTACAGCTTCTCGCCCGCCCATGTCGAGGAGCGGTTCGCCGGGCCGACCTTCGATGTGGTGACCGAAATCAGCTTCGCCAGCGTGGCGGATTATCAGCGCATGCTCGACGCGCTGACCGATCCGACGATCGGCGATCCGATCCGGCGCGACGAGGAGAACTTCCTCGATCGCGCCTCGCTCGCCCTCTACATGGTCGACACTGTG